The Primulina huaijiensis isolate GDHJ02 chromosome 9, ASM1229523v2, whole genome shotgun sequence genomic interval ctcacgagtcgtattttgtgagacggatatcttatttggatcattaatgaaaaaatattactttttatgctaagagtattactttttattgtgaatatcggtagggttgactagTCTCTCAAATAAAGATTcctgagaccgtctcacaagagatctactcttactataataaaaatctttaattataccttaataaaaaaaatcataatactataataaaaattagttaCTTATGACAACGATtggattttataaaaatttcctTATTACATTAtccatataaattataaatatgtttaattTAGGTGCatcattattttcttttaaaaacacaTTGTCCAAACAATACTTACAAATTATGACAAATGTTTTTGTCTTTAAAAATGAATTGCTCCCAATttcccacaaaaaaaaaaaaaNNNNNNNNNNNNNNNNNNNNNNNNNNNNNNNNNNNNNNNNNNNNNNNNNNNNNNNNNNNNNNNNNNNNNNNNNNNNNNNNNNNNNNNNNNNNNNNNNNNNNNNNNNNNNNNNNNNNNNNNNNNNNNNNNNNNNNNNNNNNNNNNNNNNNNNNNNNNNNNNNNNNNNNNNNNNNNNNNNNNNNNNNNNNNNNNNNNNNNNNNNNNNNNNNNNNNNNNNNNNNNNNNNNNNNNNNNNNNNNNNNNNNNNNNNNNNNNNNNNNNNNNNNNNNNNNNNNNNNNNNNNNNNNNNNNNNNNNNNNNNNNNNNNNNNNNNNNNNNNNNNNNNNNNNNNNNNNNNNNNNNNNNNNNNNNNNNNNNNNNNNNNNNNNNNNNNNNNNNNNNNNNNNNNNNNNNNNNNNNNNNNNNNNNNNNNNNNNNNNNNNNNNNNNNNNNNNNNNNNNNNNNNNNNNNNNNNNNNNNNNNNNNNNNNNNNNNNNNNNNNNNNNNNNNNNNNNNNNNNNNNNNNNNNNNNNNNNNNNNNNNNNNNNNNNNNNNNNNNNNNNNNNNNNNNNNNNNNNNNNNNNNNNNNNNNNNNNNNNNNNNNNNNNNNNNNNNNNNNNNNNNNNNNNNNNNNNNNNNNNNNNNNNNNNNNNNNNNNNNNNNNNNNNNNNNNNNNNNNNNNNNNNNNNNNNNNNNNNNNNNNNNNNNNNNNNNNNNNNNNNNNNNNNNNNNNNNNNNNNNNNNNNNNNNNNNNNNNNNNNNNNNNNNNNNNNNNNNNNNNNNNNNNNNNNNNNNNNNNNNNNNNNNNNNNNNNNNNNNNNNNNNNNNNNNNNNNNNNNNNNNNNNNNNNNNNNNNNNNNNNNNNNNNNNNNNNNNNNNNNNNNNNNNNNNNNNNNNNNNNNNNNNNNNNNNNNNNNNNNNNNNNNNNNNNNNNNNNNNNNNNNNNNNNNNNNNNNNNNNNNNNNNNNNNNNNNNNNNNNNNNNNNNNNNNNNNNNNNNNNNNNNNNNNNNNNNNNNNNNNNNNNNNNNNNNNNNNNNNNNNNNNNNNNNNNNNNNNNNNNNNNNNNNNNNNNNNNATTATCTTGTTAAATCcaattattaacataaaaattcattaatattaACGCAACTTTTTCTTAATGCACAATTTTGAGTGGACTACGAGACTTTTCTCGTGATACCAATTAACGACGTGATTAGATAaacattttttgtttaattagtGCACCACAAAACGATTAGTAAAACCACGTACTAGTACAAATTTGCTCTTAACCACAATGAATTCATATGTTATAACCAATTCCCGAGATCGAAATGtgattgaatttaaattttaagtttgttaGACATATAATTAGCTCATTGATCAACAACCACTCTATATAAATTGCGACTGAATTAATGGATTAATTTTGAAAAGAGTGATTTTTATCTGAGGAAGAATTTGagagatgaatttcaaatgacgtATGTGAAGTCCTTGAAAATTCACATACTTAGTGATATAAAAACATGACTTAGTGGCTAATTAAACGTGACTTAGTGACATAAAAACGTGGCTTAGTTGTTGAATAATCATGGAGTAGTAGCTTGAGACATGAGATCATGACAAGTAGTGAGGTGCTTTATCAACTCTCTATAAAAAAGCACCAATTACCACACATAAATCATATTTCACAAGCCTGAAATCTCTACGATGGCTTCGAATATGGTTCGTAAATTTAATGTCATTTACCAACCGAATAATGGCCAAATACATCAAGAAGCAtcctaaaaggaaaaatgttttggcataaaaaacataattaattcattgattatatttattttttttaataacattgtgcataaaaatatagattttcGACTTTCTTGACTAATGCTATTTATAATAAGATTTATATTTTATCTGGATATAAACTTTgtatttaaaagagtttatatgCTAATGAACTCTAGTTTTCATGTTTTGTAGGCATCTACTCAATGAATAATATCCaggttaaatattatatatattaaaaaaatagaggCCGCGAAAGAGGACTTTGGACGACGAGAAAAAGATAGAGTAAAGAATAACGGATCGAGAACTTGTGTGCTGCTCGTCGCCGTTGTTGTTGTATTATCGTGAAGTGGTGAAGAAGTTCAACCACAACACCTAGTTGAAGTGTTGGTCGAGAGTTGTTCGTTGAAAAAGATTTCGACTTTATAAAGTTGCATCATAGTTGTTTGATTATGTTGGTAATAGATATTTTGGATACATTTTGCTTCCTTGTTGTGTTAAGGTAGTTATCTTTTCGTTAACACTAGTATTTTGTTTTGTGTAAACTGACAATATTTTCTACTGTATTTTTTGTCTTAAGGCAGCTTACAAACATGTTCACTTGTACTTAATTCTTTGtgtcttgatttatttacgTAAAGTTTTGTGTGTTGAATTATTCCACTATATGTTGTGTTAGGTGTTACAACATCGTACACAACACTTACCTCTAAAACACAAAGTTTCTCTATTACACAGTACTTTTATATTAAACAACCACCTTTCACACCCATTAAATAATCCATATGGCATTTGTTATCAACTTTCGGTATCAATTTAATTACGAGTAATATATATAGTGCTTGAAGTTAGGTTTTGAGGAAAATGCCATTAGTAGACCTATCGAATAATCTCAAATATCACATACCTTTCTTCATCCCTTTaactaattaataataataacaatttagTCCAATCCTATATCTGGTATTTACATTAACTCCTCCATCTACACCACAACCACTACTTTTTAAAAGAATTCGAATCATCACTTTTtatcttttctttctttcatttttttaaaggaaaataCATCATTTTTTTAAGTCTAGAGCAAAATTTAAGGCCCTTTTAAAAGCACAAGTTAAACAAAAGGTATAtacaaagacaaaaacttgtgtgagacggtctcacggatcgtattttgtgagacatatatcttatatgggtcatccatgaaaaaatattattttttatgctaatagtattactttttattatgaatatcgatatggttgATCCGTTTCTatgataaagattcgtgagactatctcacaagagacctactcatatacAAATTGTAATCTAGGTACATATCGTAATTTATATCTTAcatcaaaatctcaaatttaaaataaattttcgaGTTCGAGATCGGATAATAACAGAAGTCAAGTATATAAAAAAGGAAAACTCTTAAACTATATGGCACATTCACTAGATTTGGATGCATCTAAGTGCCAACCACGGGTCGAATTCAGGTTATCGGATCTTGACTAGTGTAAATTCGAAGAAAGTGACTTAAAGGTTCCCATCAAAAGCCATAGTTCCACCACAAAAATTATACGTAGTGGCTCAAACTTTTctctaatatatatattatccatAATATACGCCCCCACTCGAAAGTCCATGATATGTATCTTTCTCCTTTGATTATTTATTCCTTTTTTTGTATCGTTCAAATCTAAGAAGTATAAAAATTCCACAAGTagtaaattgaaaattaaagtaAAACAAAATCCCAAAAACcgataaaattttgatttgttttgagAAGTTATACacaaaattattgattttttttgaaaaaaacaacTATTGTTGGGTTCACTATTAGTCCAACAAACACAAAAATAGTATCCACCAATATATGAAATGGGCTTTTCTCTTTGATGGCATTCGTAATCGGAAAGGGGCTGCTCCAAAATAAATGCCAAAATCAGACCCCATCGTACCACTTGTTTGTCGTCTCTCTGTAAAAATAGCAGTTTTGTTCTTACCTTTCCCGCTTTGTCTCATTTGGTTGTCAATTTGTCCGATCTCACCACCTATTTCGATTAGTTAAAGATGCAATACAAGTAACAAATTGTgaattttaattaacatttcCATCAATAATTTGTAATTAAGGACCTACAAATTCTAAGCGTTGTCCAAACTAAATATATCCAGCTAATTAAATGGAGAACAGATAGAATTATGTGAAGCATTGTGGAGTTATATATAGTAACAAGCATGGCTCGCTGTCGCTGAACCGGCCGGACGTAACGACAAGGGCAGCTACCGCGACAAAATTCCAGACTAAAACGGACGTTTAATTCCATCTATGATGTTTGATTTCTAATTCACAAATTAAATTCCGAAGAAAATGTTGTGTGCTCCAAAATTTTGTTGGTGGAGACTAATATTGGAGTATAGGCGCGCGTCTATGTAGTGGAACCATCTGTTGAAGACCACAACGCAATATATCTTAGAACGATTCGGACACTCGCGCGCATTTAATTGATATCTTTGATCCCACACAACTCTATTCTAAATATGGAAATTCGATGTTTTTTCCGAGTAAAAGAGAGATGAAATAGGTGTGCTCTTAATTGATTTGGACACATCAAATACGGATGTTCTATCGGTACCTACTTGCTGATGTCCAAAGGAATATTGGAGCATATAGGGACTTGTATACTCGGTGGGTATGAGCTCAAGGCGAGAATGTAATAGTGTGTAAGTGGGGGACATTGATTATTGGGAATAATAAAAGATCAAGAATAGCATATAGTAAAACTTACACATGTGTTTTtcctatataaaaaaatactaaCATATTTGAGAGCCCCCCTCGATTTTTTTATTAGATGGAGGACATGTTTGAGTGGGTTTTGGGGAAAAAttctatatattatattaggcCGTTGTCTAGACGGATCTGAAAATCGGGATGATAGAACGACTGTCCAACGCTTAAAAACCGTCTAGACGATCATAGACGACGTCTTTTAGAATACCGTGCACGAGTACGTAAGGATTTTTGGTGCAATATTTTGTAGTGGAATGACACAAAAGAGGAACATTGTTTGAACGTCACGCAAACACGAAGTTAAAAAGGCAAGTTGGCTGAATGGCCATGTTGTATCACAGTTAGCCCACtattgtgtgtgtatatatagccaccactgttttttattttattataataatttttagggtcATTTCGAACTGTTGAAAACTACATCAGAGACGTGTCCTAAATTCTTTAAAACCtatcaattaatttaaaaacattgactttttttattaaaaaaatttaaaaacattattCTGCTATAACTTgagtattatatttattatatattatagttatattttatttgtattcatCATATACTTGAAGTCATGGAGATATcatgtgtttatatatatatataaagaaatagatagaaataaaaaaaaaaaaaagaaatctgATCACAAACACAATTTTTCCTCTTACAAAGAGAAAGACTTCTAATATTAATTGTGGCAACGAATCTGTACATGTTTTTGACGCACTGACAATCGATCCGGGTCAAGTGGagatttggaataaaaaaaattcaattttttttttaatttgtatagAAATATATGGATTTTAGCCAATCAGAACTAAGATTAAAGGTCCATGCTGTAAGCCATTACATATTCttaattattcttattttatatctGAATGATGATTATTGCGTGTCAATCTTCTTATTCTTCTTCCCAgagaaaacaatatgatattGTGAACTTTATaatgttaatttaattattaaggtcattttaaaaaaaataataataataaaaaaattgaatatctgATTTTATCGTAAAGTAGGAACGAAACTGAAGGGGAAAATAATTAaggaaatatcaatttaattctCTAAATGACACTTTTAGGAAAAAGGAAACCATGATCACGAAAATTGTTGAAATGGAAATGGTCGTCACCTCACATAGTAATAAAAGCTCAATTATTTGAGTTCATGCATTTCCCGTGGATCCCAAAAATTCAAGTGAGATCGAAATACTTAATTTTACCACTAAACACGAAGATTTCGAAATAAAACCAATCTCGATTAATTAGCGTTACAAGTTCCGGTACGTTCTAAATCGATATGGAATATCAAGTCCTTCAGAAGAATTAATATACAAATTGTCGAAACAAGAACTTTATGTAAGAGTTAAAACACAACACAGAAAACTTAGTACACCTAGCCTAAGATCAATCTTGTGAATGGACCTTTTATAAATACATAAAGTAGACCAAATTAGTTATTTGTTGGTATAATATAATCACCAACCATTAATGTCACGTTAAAAGGCTCCAATTCTCCCTACCCTTTTTAAGTTTCTTAATTAGGAATATACTCCGCTGAGAGTGCTTTACCCAAAGAATGATTCCATTCTGCAGATTTTAGTGGAATCCAAGTCGATCACACACGAAGTCATACGGGACCTGGTggaattaatttatatatagaaagattaattaaaaatctTCCATCGTACAActtcttaaaaataatttatttactaaTTGAAACGTTTTAGCATGAGTTTAACTTTCATGCATCGATGGCTCCGTATTTTGCATAACATGATTTTGATATCGATTCGAGTTCACTTTGCGTAACATGATTTCGATATTGATTCgagtaaaaaataaattgatctTGTAATTTATTCCGAAGATTGTGTATTCACATACATTTTCTGTCAAATTACAGTTTGCAAGTTAATTTCCTTCCGAATGGAGAAATTTATCTCAGAATGAGCCTAGCTAGGTGATGGTTTCAATGGAGTTTTAGGGGTAGACACATAGCTTAGCTTTCTAACTCGGggactattttttaaaaagtccGTGAACCGGCTTGATTCGTTTACAGGtatgttgttttattttatttatttgcaaTTAAAGTCTCATTAAAATTTTTCAATAACGTGACTCAATGTCGATgtctaccatttttagaaataGAGACAACATAAAATTAGGTGATAAAGTAACATACAATTGTGTATCGAATTATACGAATCGATCCATGGAATTGGACAGAACATGGAATACAATACACACATATGTATAAGCACCGAAGGTCACAAGTAATTAGTTTTTGTGACATTGTGTAATTACTAAATATTACATCTCAAATTACAAAAGTActataatttttgtttaataaaaaatatcattatcttatttaattaattttctaaccttttaaaattaataaaatatttatttatttttccataTAGTAATTCTGAGAGTtattatatgataattatatcatttataatataaaattcatcatagaaatcataaatttaaaataaatcttacAAAAAACATCtataaagtttttaaatttttatataatctcaaaatatttagaaaatattattctatcaaatttttttaacatatatatatatacacactatTGCGTATATAGGTTTTgctagtaaatatattttaacattttattatttcaCAAGTAATAACACGAGTACACGTCTCAATCAAGACTCATTTATATCATAGTTATTAGTTAATATAGTAATATACTAATGTCTTCGTCACTTACCACACAATGACACAAATGTACATGTGAGATATTTAATACATCTCTCTCACGTATATTAATAACAACCGAAGACATTAGTGAAGCTCATAATGACAgtacaacatataatagtggaCCTATACCGTGTTAATATCATGAACTTGAGTCTAAGTTTACCCTAAAAACTAGCTCAAGGGAAAGATTGTTcagtccatatatacaactttcATTAACTTAATATAACCGTTGTATCTCATTGCCGATGATTTATGTTGTTGTATTACGTAAATATCTAGTACTCTTGCCCATAAGATCAATTTAATGTAATTGTACAATAATCCAAAAATGGTAAACAAATTAAGCCCCGGAGTAGGTATTAAACCTTAGTCAATAAAACATTATCTTCAACAAAACATATACAGGTTTTCGTTCCAATGTTATcccaaagaaaaaagaaaatggaCAACAGTCAAGTCTGACCATTATCAAATCAGACAGCCGAAAAATGTAAACTAATACTAATTGTTGTCGTCTATGTATTTTCCACTCATCTTTATATAAACCTCAAATCCCACTTTCATGCCAATAAGCTCTCCTTTCTCCTCCTCCTTCTCCGATCCTCATAAAACATGGTGAAATTCTCCAAAGAACTTGAGGCACAACTCATCCCAGAATGGAAAGATGCATTTGTAAATTATTGGCAATTGAAGAaacatgtaaaaaatattaagttGGCAAGAAAACCAAGAGATGTTCCGCACATCAGCTATGATTACGGGGCATCCATTTTCGACCTTGCTCGGATTCTAATGAATAAAGTCTCCAGGTGGATGAAAAACCAAGACGAGGATCCCCAGATTATCCAGGTTAATCACTATTGAAAAGATAGTACTATCCATCCATCCGTATATCacatgaaaatataatatttatatttatattctgCATTGATTGATGATGACATTAAACCAATTTGGGTTGCGGGATTAATTTAGTGTTCATACATGAAGTTTTTGACATTTAATTCGTATAGTTATCCAATATGTGTAAATTAATATGATTGTTTGTTTGGTAAGCACTGGTGAAAAAAGGTGGCAAAAAATGTGAATATTTGATGAACTTCGCAAACACGAATgcagatttattttattttattcacaaaattttgtgaatttttcagctaaaatagaagaaataaattaatatgtcACTTTATCAATGCTGGCTACGGAAATGGTActatttctttttcattttgtttcttttattatttcaagaaaatttaatattttattgagtCAGATTAAAAATTTAACCACCAACAATTGTTAAAATTGATCCAACTTTTGGTTGTTTTGTTCTTTTTCggtttcttttattttcaattgaGATAAAGCACGAAATTGGTTTGCTGTCACCAATGTATCACGAAAGAATCGTGAACTAGATAGATAATTTAACTACccgaaatatataaatatttttaaaaaataatagaaagaaaaattatcataattaaataatactattattattttttgttgtttaggTGAAAAGTAAAATCAGCGTAGGCGAAGACGGAGAGGAGGAAGATGTTGAAGTTTATGAAACTGAGCTAGTTCAGCTTTTCTCTCAAGAAGACGAGGTACTGCAATTAAAACCcactttttatatttatttaatttttaaatttttatgactttatttAGCTGCCTATCTCCatttagttggatattattattgttactttttttaaatcataattcTAGATTTTGTTAAACATACATGAAGGTCTGTATAATTATCATGTTGTCTTTTCCGTTTCACgtgaatttttatgataaaatcgagataatatttttaactcaaacaaaatattttcaaactttatatattattataattcgtttggagaaaaaaaaacatttgaatattttgagatataaaacaagaaaataaaaaaagagagtatttcatttcagaatacccatttgcaaaaaaaaaaggtataaaAACGAAATATGCTTGCGGTCTCATCTGGATAAAACTAGGagcaaagaaaagaaaacctcCTCAAATAGGTGTAGTAATTCACACTAGTACATGCTAGCATGGTTTGCAGGGTAATACGTTCGTCCAGAGCTTTATCTATTATTCAACAAATGACAGGAATCGTGAGTTCTATcgtcattaaaaaaaagtaaaatttcaaACCAGTGTTTATATGCAGAATTTACGTATTATATTAAAAGGAAATTATGTATTGTGAATTGAGTTTTACCTAATTGTCAAAGTGGTGCCCGATACTCGAGTTTTGTTGTCTGATCATTTCATAGGTTAAGATGTTCTTTGAGATGTTGGACGACGAGCTTAACAAAGTGAACCAATTTTACAAGACCAGAGAAAGAGAATTTCTTGAAAGAGGAGAGATTTTGAATAAGCAACTTCAAATATTACTAGACCTCAAGCGAGTTCTCGTCGAATGGCGCCGGAAAAACATGGCTTCCAACCATATGACCTCGAAACGTTTCTCTCGGTCTAACTCGTCCGACCTAAATTCTGATTTTTCCGGTGAGTTGTGTTTTGTATTCTAGctagtaatatatataatgtacGATCCATTTTTCTAACAACTTGAATTAATCATTATCCAAGCGATATATAGCGATAATGAATAGTTGCTACTAACTAAAGTTAGCTCATTATGCATGaaatatcaattatattttaAGTTGACATCTTGATATCATTCTTGGTTGAGTTAAATTACCCAACTATGGTTCTATCATAATTgcgtaattaattatatatctctttattaaataattaagatgATGATTTAGGGGTATATAAACATTagttagattttattttaaagaaactACTTTACAAAAACCATTTTTTTTCCAAGAAATATTATTTATGGATGTGGTAAAAGAAATTAGAAAACTTATTTAATTTGAAACTCGCAATGTGTTTGGAATGCAGCAAATGTTCGGTAGTGTTGCAGAAGATACAAagtcaatttaaaataaatggaaattAATATAAACTTCACCCCTTAATTAGTTCCTCACATACATCGTCGTTTTGTCTTCATGATGCAGAAAGCCATAGCGAGTTCCGTGTTAGTCCAACCGATTCACAAACAGATGATGTCATTGAAACGTTGGAGAAGAATGGCATTAATTTCGTAAACTCGGCGACGCGAGCAAAGTCGAAAAACGGGAAGCCGAAAATGAGGATGAGGATCGACATTCCGGCCACGACACCTACACGAACGATAGCCGCCGTGACGTCGATGCTGTGGGAGGATCTGGTGAACAACCCTAAAAAGGGAGGAGAGTATATAAACAGAAAGAAGATACAATGTGCGGAAAAGATGATACGAGGGGCATTTGTGGAATTATATAAAGGCCTTGGCTTGCTGAAAAAATACAGGTTCTCCCAATCCTTTTAACTTAttttacattattattattaaatataaatataaatataaatagcTCTTCAGGGATAAAAAGGTAAATACATccgatttattattattattatttattaatatatgggttttataactttttatctatttgagattatgatattaattaattgatagaCGGTACTtagaatttattaaaatatcattatgaaaaaaattgacTAGCTAAAATTCCATtaatttgttgtcaatatttttATGGTACACTTGCTTTTTTAACCCCTCATAAATGATGCATGAANTCatttcaaataagagatctggtagttaaaactgtaatttttttaaatttttttaatttttggcaGCTCACTGAATATGGTGGCCTTCACAAAGATACTCAAGAAATTTGACAAGGTAAGGACTCAGAACCtattaataatatgaaatatttgcaaattttaaatagattgAAATGGAAATCACCGATAGAAGCTGTTTTGATACGAGGTCTCGAGTTCGAACTCAATTACAACAATTATTATAGAAAATTTACTCTACATTATGGAGATATCTTGAATAACTGGGATATTATACAATTTCCTTATTACAAATCATTATAATAATTTccaccaaaaaattattttggagTTTTGGTTGGTATTTTCATCAACAGGTGTCAAACCAGCAAGCCTCAGCAAGTTACCTCAAAGTTGTGAAAAGGGCTTATTTCATTAGTTCAGACAAGGTAACATAACATGCTGTACATGACTTccataataaaatcatatgatACAAGTAGTTACCACTTATTTTAAGACTGTACGtgcttattttaattaattagttattatttttcgatattttaattaattaattgatgaatTGAAGTCCTTTATCTTGAGAAATAATTAGCAGTTAGTCTATTTTGTAAGTTCGTAAAAATTACATTCCAATTCCGGTCTACATGCAAGCACTATAGTTAAAAGATAAGAATTGGAGATATAGATTTCAAACAAAATAGTTTGGGAGAATGTGAAATTCATTACAATGCTAGATATAAGtatataaagtgatgagaataacTACCTTGTATCTATGCTCGTTCtgataaaatgatttaaaaaattgctGTAAAAATCTATTGTAGCccatgcaaataattttaaaagtcCATTTCAAGTTGAGAGAAGGGTATTACAATTACACATCTTTAATGTTCTAGACGTAACTTCCATGCATgtagtattttttttcttgtaggTTCAATAGGAGGTTTCTGCACATGCATGTAGCACTTTCCCCGTGTTTATGCAATCGACTGGCTTTGATAACATTTTATCACGCATTTGACCAAGGTAATGCGAGAACAATTAATGAGATTTTATAACAACAATTTTGTATCTGTCTTCActgcaccaaaaaaaaaagagtaggtcACTTGTAGGACGGTctaacgaatctttatctatgagacgggccaaccctaccgatattcacaataaaaaaataatactcttagcataaaaagtaatactttttcttggatgatccaaataagagatccgtctcataagaTACGAACCGTGAGATcgttcacacaagtttttgccaaaaaaatACTCCCGAAGTCTGTAGTGCAATCGTGTTTGAGCGAACATGGAACTAAGACATGACAACACCACAAAAAACCACCCCAACCTTCACCAATCCAATTAAATTGGAAAGTGTAATTTGCTAATTGCTGGACTTAATTGGCTTGGTatctaaatttttataaaattgtatATATCACGTTGAGAtagagaaataataataaattgctTCGATAGATTAAGGAAAGAACTAATTAATTTGCAAGTATTCATCCTTTTATCTAAATTTctcttcttgtttatttagcctCTCCTGACAAGTATTCGAGGATTAGCATGCATTTAGactttgaattaattatatatcGATTATTATTAATTTCCTTTTTTCAAGGTTTAATAGTGTTAAATAGGGAATGGttcctatttttatttttatttttattttttaaaaaaggttgTGAGACTGATGGACGAGGTGGAGACCTTGTTCACCCAGCACTTCACAAACAGTGATAGGAAAAAGGCCATGAAGTTCTTGAAACCCCAACAAAACACCGAATCTCACATGGTTACATTTTTCGTCGGTAagaatgaatatatatatatatatatatatatatagaatatgAAAGTTTGTGGTAAAATACAATGATAAATAGTCTATAATCTCAGTTTCTGAGTAATTTTTTGCAGGTTTATTTACAGGTTGTTTTGTAACATTATTCAGTGTATACGCAATATTGGCACATGTAAGCGGCATGTTCTCCCCTGTTTACATGGAAACCGTATACCCTATTTTCAGGTAATTAACAAAACTTTGCGTCACATGATCCTCATTTCCTCACTttctttctttatatatatgtttattgtTTGCTTTATTATTAATTCTGTTATGGTTGTTAAGCATTCATGCACCATATCATC includes:
- the LOC140984040 gene encoding phosphate transporter PHO1-like isoform X1 — protein: MVKFSKELEAQLIPEWKDAFVNYWQLKKHVKNIKLARKPRDVPHISYDYGASIFDLARILMNKVSRWMKNQDEDPQIIQVKSKISVGEDGEEEDVEVYETELVQLFSQEDEVKMFFEMLDDELNKVNQFYKTREREFLERGEILNKQLQILLDLKRVLVEWRRKNMASNHMTSKRFSRSNSSDLNSDFSESHSEFRVSPTDSQTDDVIETLEKNGINFVNSATRAKSKNGKPKMRMRIDIPATTPTRTIAAVTSMLWEDLVNNPKKGGEYINRKKIQCAEKMIRGAFVELYKGLGLLKKYSSLNMVAFTKILKKFDKVSNQQASASYLKVVKRAYFISSDKVVRLMDEVETLFTQHFTNSDRKKAMKFLKPQQNTESHMVTFFVGLFTGCFVTLFSVYAILAHVSGMFSPVYMETVYPIFSMFALLSLHLFMYGCNIFMWKNTRINHNFIFEFQPSTALKYRDAFLICTCLMTAVVGAMIIHLILLSTGLYPHRVDMIPGILLLFFVILLVCPFNTFYRSTRFCFLRVTRNIVCSPFYKVLMVDFFMADQLTSQITLLRHMESAACYFLAGSIKTHQYETCKSGKLYRELAYVISFAPYYWRAMQCARRWFDESNSDHLANLGKYVSAMVAAGARLTYAREPSNLWMAIVLVTSIVATIYQLYWDFVKDWGIFDPKSKNLWLRDDLILKKKGVYYASIALNLVLRIAWVENVMHFNIGAFKSHLLDFFLASLEVIRRGHWNYYRLENEHLNNVGKFRAVKTVPLPFRETDSDG